The Anopheles gambiae chromosome 2, idAnoGambNW_F1_1, whole genome shotgun sequence genomic sequence gtgtgtgtgtgtgtctgcaaaTGTGGTGCCGACACTCGCCTGCTAATAAGATATCCCCTTCCCTTGCTACGGTACGGCCAGCCCTTTCCCCCAACAAGGGGTCGTTGAGATTAGGCAACACCGAACTGCTGGcgaaaaaatgggaaacgcaaacaaaaccgcCCAAATACGGTGGCGCCTATGGGTTTTTGGACAGGTGGCGTGATATGATAAAATCGGAGGGTtttctgggggggggggggggtttggggGGAAAGTGATTTATCGAAAAATAGTTTTCCCACCCTACGACTGCTTGGTGTAGAGACTCGGGATGGCGGATTGCGAAGAGATGCGAAGAACTCCCGTCTAGTCTAGACATTTGGCGAGGAAATCCGTTTGGCAGAAAAAGACTCCTTGTTTTGACAACCAACTGGAGCTGTGGAGGCGCAGGTCTCTTCGGCCTCTCATTGAATGAAATTTGGATTTCGCTTTTCGCCACCTCTACCCATCCAATTGCTTCACCGAGTTCGAGTGCGATTTGAGCTTCGTGAAAGATGGATTTATTTCActgcagtttgtttgtttctttccctCCGCGTGCGGTATGGACGGAATTTTCGTAACGCGAAATAGATGACGGTGGCATAAAATAATCGCGCGCCCACCAATAGAGCACAAAACATCGTCCgacctgcacacacacatacacaggcacACCATTGCAATCCGAGGGGCCGTCGACAACCTGCTTCGCACGGGCtctccgctgctgctgctgctgctgctgttggcaaATAACCGCAAATggcaacacaccacacacaacaaaaccgtCGCTGATAAGATAAAGCACGGCACAACATCATCTTCTCCGTGCATGGATGTGtgactgcgtgtgtgtgtgtgtgtatgtgcaaatCGATGCGGATATTTACCGTCGACGACGTCTTCTCGATAGTAAGTGTGGCATTGCAATGTGATACCGATCTGGGTTAGATGAGGTTTTCGACATTGCTTGATGTTGACATCGATTGGGTAGAAgcatttggtccttcgaaccggataaGCGTGTTGGGTTATCTCTTTCTCTACATTACGGACTACGTTACTTCTAGCTGTAAATGGTTAATGAAGCAATCTTCAtcgttttcttctccttcagaCTTGTTACCATGATCGTTTGCTATCTTTTCCGCAGTTTTGCAATCTTTTATCAGAGTGAATTGAACAAGACCCGTGCCAGATTTTTAATGTTCTTGTACTACCCTGCAATTGCTGTAGAGTAGTCACTGATTTGGACAATGTCTATTTATAGCCCCTTGTCACTAGTGTGCTAGCTTGCTGGCTGGTTGATAAGATGTTTTATTGCTCCCTTTCACGTAGCGGCCACACCATACAAGGAAGTGTTTTGGTCCGTACGGTCAAGAATGTCACACACTTTGAAAGGGGGGGGATATGGTCCAGACCCTATGGCAAGGAATGAAACAGTCGCCGATAGTTACTAGATAGTGGTTTTAAGGTCACTTGTAGTATGGGGGATGGGGATTTCCATGGAGATGGAGTTGGCGAGAGATATCGAAGTCAGTTTGTTATTCTTGTAAACAGGGAGTTTTCTCTTGTGAAAAAATACCCTGGAAAAAATCCTGAACCTATGCTGGTCTTGGAATTTATCCTGAACTCATACAAGTTCTGGAAGATATCTTAACTCAGTACTGATTCTTGAACTGATGCAGCAAACAATCCAGATATCGTTCCTGGCATTGATACTTAACTTATATCGGTCCTGGAAGTTATCCAAGAAGTTATACAAACCCATACTTGTCCAGGAGCTGATCCCAAACCTATGTCAGTTTTCGAACTGAATCTAAACCTGCAACGGTTCTAAGAATCCCATGACTGAAATTATCATGAAGCCATATCAACCCTGTATCTTATCCTTAGCCCATACATGACCTGGAACATATCCTGACCCATTGCTGATCTTCAAACTCACCTCAACCCCATTCCGTGTCTGGAGCTGATACAGAACTCAATTCTGTTTTTGAACCGATACTGAACCTATTGCTATTCAAAGACTTTATCTGATGCCTGACACCGATGCTGCGATCGAGCTATTACTAGCAGCAGAACTCAGTGTAGATGCTAAACCTTCCAAgtaaaaagaagtaaaactcATGCGAATTCTAATTGATTGAATTGAGCGGAAGAATGTATCTTATCTTTGCCTAACAATTCATTCCAATATACTCTTATGAAGTCCTAAAACTATTTGAGCATTATTTCTATGTCCATTATTTGCAAACTGAATCTAATTGCCTCTATtttactctctctttcttccgcACAGCATGATATCGATCCAGGAGGAGTTGGATCAGCTGGGCCTGAACAatgaacagcagcaaccggcTCCACCCTACCCGCAGGTCATCTATGGCAACGagtaccatcaccaccatcaccatcagcagcaggtcgGTAACgacgacagcagcagcccggACTACCTGCAACACCACctgccccaccaccaccatcagcaccacCCGGCGATGTGTGCGAACGGGTGGCCCCAGCTCCCGGTGGGCATGGTGGCGGCCGGTGGCCCAGGCGTCGGCCCGGTTGGCGTCGGCATCGGCGTCGGTGTCGGTGTCGGCATGTCCAGCAAACCGGCGACGGCCGGCTGGATGGATGGGCTGTTCGGCTGCATGCGACCGGTGCTGTCGCTGATCGGCAAGAGCCACATCATGGAGATGAAGAGCAAACAGACTGAGGATTGGGAAATTCCGTACGAAACCATCACGGACATGGTGTGGCTCGGCAGCGGGGCCCAGGGTGCCGTGTTCTGCGGCAAGCTGCGCAACGAgctggtggcggtgaagaAGGTGCGCGAGCTGAAGGAGACGGACATCCGGCATCTGCGCAAGCTGGATCACGAGAACATCGTCAAGTTCAAGTGAGTAGCGAGAAGGTTGGGAGGATTGAAAGTCTTACAATGCAGGGACTGAAATCTGAATAAACTGCACGACACTGTCGCGTGTGTCACGTGCTTGCGAGGCTTTGGTGCTTTTTTCTGGGGCCTGCACGAGCGCCAGTGTACTGGAGTGGGTCGCCATCCAGGAGCCAGGTCGGTTTGCCGCTAGGTCAAAGCTATTTATAGCCGGCCTTCTGTCGCCTCCCGTTCCGTTTACTATTTTTCTATGCATTTGTTCAACCATTCTATCGCGGTTCCTTCTGGCGCGGAAGAACTCGACGATAGAAAACGTTTGCGTGCTTGATTTGACCTACAACTCGGCTAACGAGGTTTTTGTCTAATTACATCAAGGTTTAGGGATAGTAAGAAATGTCTATTATATAGTTTAGCActgttttacattattttggtGATCTTGAACTGTAAAATTCAAAAGTTTGATAACAAAGTAAGTTTGATAACAAGTACTAACAGAAATTCGTCTTACTTATGTTTGAAGTTACTAATTTGTGTTGAAAATACAAAGTTGTGGCATCTTCAAATCATTGTGTTAGCAAGAAATTCCATTTTTGCGCTTCCCCGCGAAGGGTTCAGAAGTAGAAACAGCTGCATAATTTATGGAATTTTTACGACCGTACCCCTCACCGTCTAATGCCATCCTAGGGCGCCCATTCTCCACCACATATCCCCAAGACTTCCGGTGGTGCAACTCAGCTCCAGCTCTTGCTCCAGAACATCCACACATAACTTATTTCTATTTCTGTTCTACTTTTTCCCCATGCCTGCCCCATGCAACGTCTTCGCAACCTGACCTGGATAACCTGCCGCTCGCGGAACATGCAACTATGCGTCGTATCTCTCCACTCCACCACTGCACCAAACCAACAGAGGGGTCTGCACCCAGGCGCCAGTGTTCTGCATCATCATGGAGTACTGTGCGCACGGTCCGCTGCACAAGAAGCTGCAGGACAGTGGTGGGGTCATAACGCCCCAGCAGCTCGTCTCCTGGTCGCAGCAGATCGCGCTCGGCATGCAGTACCTGCACACGCACAAGATCATACACCGTGATCTGAAAAGTCCCAAGTAAGTATATTGATCAGTACCACGAGGGTGCAAACGATGTTTCGTAGGCACTAGGCACTTTCCCAAAAACTTTGACCGCTGAAAGTTGGCTGCCATTCACCGCTCACCCCTTGCCGGTTTTTACCGGTCCGTAGCGTCTTGATGTCTTAATTATTGTGTCTTTGTTGTTTTACAAATCTCTTGTACGTTCGTGGATTTTGGAGTGTGTTTACTGTGTTGAACCGGCACTCGGTAAAGTCCACCGGAATTAAGTGATTGAAGATACCGCTACCACTTTAAAAGCTCTTGCTCAGCAGCACTGTACAGAGGCGTAGATAGTGTGCAGTTTTATGACGGTTTTCGGTTCGGACTTTGCCACTTCCTCCTTGCCCTGCCGCGGCCAGAGTAAAGAGGAAAACTTAATGAAAGTACAAGCTTTCTACAAGCTAGTCTGCAGATTAAGTGTTGTATATTAGTTGGTAAGACGATGTTTTTATTGAAGGACTTAGTTTTACTAGCCAAGGGACTTATTTGGGATTTTAAAGAATCAGTCCTACTTCCTTAAAGATTGTTCAAAAAGATGTGAATTCATTCAAACGAAAtgggacaacaacaaaaatgcgtAAAATAAATTTGTCGGTTCAATGACTTTAGTTacaataacacaaaaacaacaaacataaacatttaattaaacCATTCACGAACTCAAAACCAACACTCCGGTGTTGACCTTCAACCAATCGACCGGTGGTCGGGAAAAGTGCGCCATGAACCGCCAATGTGTTCGCCAATAGCAACCACGAAGACGTCTTGATGACGTCTTCCAAGGCCGCCTTTGCTCCAAATGCTACCGAACGGTTGTGCTATATGGACagcgtgtggctgtgtgcgtgtgtgtgttgctgctgctgaacttTTGCTGGGAAAATCCAAAAATTGATCCAACCCCCTTTGCCGGAACCGGCATAACTCGAGAAATCGTGGCGCATCATGCGTGGAAACAGATACAACATCGAGGGAAGAGCGAGGTAGCGGTGATACTTTACTGCTTTCGTAACGAAAGGAAACGCATGCGTACCGGGAGGCCACCGTTGTGTGTACCATTGCACGAGGCTCGGGCGCGTGGTTGTTCTGTGGGGTGAAAGGGAAACCAAATAGAGTCGTGTGGTCCAATTTCCAGCCCGTTCCTTGCCACCCCAAGATGACGTCATGGCTATGCGGTCCGTTCTTATGCAATGCGTGTGACGTAAGAACGCCTTCTCGTGTGGCGTGTTGGAAACCCCTTCCCAACTCCTGGAATGTGATGATGCTGCTAACGATTCCACCTTTAACATCCCTATTTCCCACAGTATCCTGATTGGCGAGAATGACGTCATCAAAATCAGCGACTTTGGCACTTCGCGCGAGTGGAACGAGATCAGCACGAAGATGAGCTTCGCCGGCACGGTGGCCTGGATGGCGCCGGAAGTGATCCGCAACGAGCCGTGCAACGAGAAGGTCGACATCTGGTCGTACGGCGTGGTGCTGTGGGAGCTGCTGACCGGGGAGGTGCCGTACAAGAACGTCGACTCGTCGCAGATCATATTCGGGGTCGGCAACAACTCACTGTACCTGCCCATACCGGACACGTGCCCGGAGGGGTTCAAGCTGCTGATTAAGCAGTGCTGGAGCGCGAAACCGCGCAACCGGCCGTCGTTCAAGATCATCCTGACGCATCTGGACATTGCGGGGCGGGAGCTGCTGCAGGCTTGCGAGAAGGGCCAGTACGAGCTGTACTACCAGACGCAGCGCTCGTGGCGCGAGGATATACGCAGCCACATGCAGAAGCTGACGAGCAATGGGATGGACATACAGAAGCACGAGCAGGACCTGATCCAGAAGCGGAAGGATGAGTGGAAGCACGCGCAGGACGTGCGGATGACGTACGAGCGGAAGCTGGAGCGGACGAACATGCTGTGCATGCAGCTGTCGCAGCTGATACTGCAGGTGGAGCAGAAGGAGCAGGAAATTCTCAAGTAGGTGTCGGCGGATCgaatttttgcgattgttttcGCGACCGTAACTAATGCTtcttttctgtctctctctctctcaatctaCAGGCGAGAGAAGCTGCTTGCACCAGAACAGCGCAAGTGTGGCTTCCTGAAGCGTGGCGGCGACAAGGCAAACCGCAAGCGACCGTTCAGCTTTCCAGCGATGACGACGGCCCTGCCTGGACGGGGCGGTTATGGCTACTCGACGACGCCCAGTCCAACGGCGGCCGGTGTCACGCCGGCGAAGGCAACGCTGTATGCGGAGCTGAACCCATCCGGCCATCAGGGTGCCAAGTCGGTCGTGGtaccagtagcagcagctccaccaccaccctacAGTACACTGGCACCCCTGCAGACGGCAGCAGCTGCTGTACCGGTAACATCACCCATCACCAGCCCGGAAGCTGTCCCCGTCCAACCGATGGCTCCATCGACGACCTCCTCCGGCAGGGTGAAAAAGCTCCGCCACCGGCGGGTCGGCTCGGGCACGATCAACTGCAGCCCAAAGTGCAGCCCTTGCCGGGATCGGCGCGTCCAGAGCGAGCCCGAATCGCGCCACGTTAAGCTTGTGGACACGGAAACGCAAACCGAACCGATGGACATTAGCGAGCCGGATGTGAGCCCGTGCCCGAACCTGGCCTCGAAGCGCATGTCGGCAAGCTTgcgcgaggaggaggaagaggagcagGAGAAGGTGGAGCCGGAGGTGATTGAGGAAGCGTTGAGGCGGCTGAGTGTGAGCGAGCGGCTCGCCGGCGATCGGGTGCTGCCGGTGGAGACGCGTGTCAGTGCGtaccgctgcagcagcaagcccCAGTCCGAGGACGATGGGGAGGTGCCGGAGGACGAGGAGAACGGCAACTCGATCTCGATCTCCACGATGACCAACAGCCGGAGCAGTGACATGATGACGACGAGTGGCGGTGTCCCGGTAACCGGTTCCGAGCAGAACTACCGATATCGGAGACAGCAGAGCTCCCAGCAGCAGGAAGACCTGCGGGAGGAGGAAGCCGACGGTTACGTGGAGGAGTTTGACGACGAGCGGGAAGGCTCCAGCCCGGACCCGATCATGGACGCGATGAACCGGAACGAGCGGTTCGATCGGGCGTGCAGCGACGACGACAAGATCGACACGCTCGACCGGAAGGTGAACATCATCTCGGAGAAGCTGCAGCAGAGTGCCGCGTACGGGAATCTCCTGAACGACAACAACGTGATCGTGTACCGGGCCGCCCTGAAGCAGCCGAACGGGCCGCCGTCGGGCGGGAAGACGATCCTGTTGAAGCATCCGGGCGCGGGAAGCAACCTGAAGCCGGCCGGTGCTGGCGGCGCCGGGATCGGTGCGTATCTGTACAGTGGACCGCATGCTGGCGGGTTGGCGGTtgtcggtggtggcggtggtggagctggAGCTGTGCCGGCTGAGGTGGAGCAGCACCACGAGCCAAAGCTGGgtgagcaggaggaggaggagagctGGACCGATGAGGAGGGAGAGGAACCGGACCAGAAGCAGTACTATGTGTTGCGCCGCAAAAGGTAAGTGTCGCGGTTGGTGAATCATCGCTGCGCGTTGATAAGAGAGATGCGAATTGGGCGATATCGGCAGTGTTTTCCCATCTTGCGCGAAGGTGGTTGAAATTCCGAGATTAGATGTTTCATTTGAAGAGTAATCAGAAGAGGTGGTAGATTGGGGGCGGGAGGGTGGGCGGTGTTACTGTGTTATCAAACTTTGTTGAGGCATGTGATGATGACTACGTGCGTGCGAGCTGGCCATTGTAAGCAAGTTGCTATTTCGGTCATTGGAGGGCAGGTATCATCAGCTGATGTGATGTTACTGATTACTGATGTTCaaaacaattcaattcaagtttATTCCAAATTGTCAGCCTAGCTACTGGTTTAAAGTTCTTAATTTTAACTAAATCTTATCTTTTAATCGGAAGGAATTTTAAATCTctagttaatttggcctgATTATAGAGCCTCGCGAAGATATTTAATAACTCCAGAGTAAGAGTAAAGCTAAAAAATCGGTTTCCCAGGCGCATCAAGAAGATCTCCATTGGAGTAATTTCACTCCAAAGTAGTAACGAAATAGCAACAGTTCCTAAATCCAGAATTTGATCCAGAAACCATTCCAGTGCTCAGTGTACCGATCCTAGAGCATCCCGAATTCATGATGGTTTTGAAGAAGGTCCTGAATCTATACCGATCCTGCAGTTGATCGCAAACCTATATCATTCCGTGAATTGATCTCGAACTCATACCTGCGCTGGAATTGATCCACAACTAATGCTGGCTCTAGATCGTTGATTTATAAATGTCTTAGATATGATTAAGAATCCATATAATTTCTAATCTTGAATCCATACCGGGTCCTGCAACTGATATCGTACCCAAACCATTCCAGGATCTGATATCATTGGATCCAAATCGTTTTATGATGCAAAGATACAAAGATTAGTTCGAAAAAGATGCGCTTAACTGTGCCTAACTGCTAGAGATTCAAGATTCATTTGAGCTTGCCAGTATTTGGAAATGCTAATTACTTTGGATTTTTTAGAATCTTAAAATCCAATATGATCGTGCCTTCAAGCGAGAATCGTATCAGAGAGCAATAAAGTGCTTTAAGGCAAAGTGGATCGTGCAATTGTTCTAGTAGCACTTACAACGTCCgattttaaatgttattttagGGATAGTTTTTCATCTCGTTGGACACTAACGTCACGGACTCAAGGGAGCAAGGAGAATGTACAGAAAGAATGAGGGTTACGACAGGAAAACTCTACAGGTCATTTCTCCACGACAAAAACTTAGTTTGTTGTATGAATATGTTGTATGAAGAATGGATAGGTGCATAGACCCATTATGTTGACCATAAAATGGTTATTTCTGTACATCTAACTAATGTTCCTCTACTACTTTCTCCCACAGTGTTGGCCGTCTTCCAATAAAGCGTGGTCGCCGGACCAAGTACTCGGTCGGTTCGGGCCCCTCGGTAGCGTCGGGTGGCGGTGGCGTCGGTGTCAGTGGCAGCAGCGCAATggtgcaccatcaccaccatcatcaccatcatcatgctTCCCCCGGTGGTGCCGACCATCTGGCGATCGTGCACCGGAAGATCCACTCGAACGTAACGATCTCGGACGAGGAGAACACGTCCGAGTACAGTCACGCACCGTCCAGCCAGCGATCGACGCTCGAATCCAACCCGGACCTGCCGTCGGTCGTGATGATGAAGGCGGGCCGGCGTGTCGATCGcatcaagcagcagcagcagcagcaaccgatgCATAAGAGCACCACCTCCGCCAAAGacacggacgacgacgacgacgacgaggacgaggacgcAGATGACGATGGCCACGTGCCGGACAGTGACGTCGAGCAGGACTCtagcgacagcagcagcagctcggacGAGGTGGAACGTGTCGACCGGCGCCCGGTGGCTGATGTCGTCAACGGAAACCGGATGTAAAAGCTTGTgtgaaatgtttgtttgagaTTATCGCTCAGTGGAACTCGCTCGTTTTTCTTTCCGCAACCGTTCTATTTCGATCGGTTTAATCCCTCCAATCGTTTTTGTCGTTGGTAGGAGGAGTTGTTTAAGGTTGTAGATCGGATTCAAATTTGCTCGGTACTGATTTGCTTACACGTTTTGTTATAGTTTTGTGCGTTACCATCTAGTTCCgtcctcgttttttttttttgttgttgtctgctCTAAGCCCCCCTCCCAGCCGATCTACAACACTCTGACTTTGGCGGTGGCCCCGCGTTTTGAtgatctttttcttttctgccaGAAAGACTCCAGTCCAGTCGTGTTTAAGTAAACGGATATTATATGTGTCTATGTAGCATTAGGGATACGCTCGGGAAAGGAACGTATGGGTGCGCTTGCGTGCGCGTATTGCGAAACGAGAGACTGAATCGATCGATAGCTCTacctatatatatacatacataaacataaacacaaacgCATATAGATACGGTTTTGGTGTGCTGCTTACCTGCTATTGTGGAACTATTTATTGTGGAACAATCCCCCCACCCGCAGGCTACCAGACGGACCATTCTGAGCGTTTAGCAAGTAGAAACTACTCACCTCTGCAATCAAGCAAAGCAGAACGTCGCTGTTGGGGTACCACATGAGTCCCTTCAAGTGGACATGAGTGGTGTACAAATTATTGGTGGCCTATGAAGATGGACAAAATCTGTCGTACTTAGTTTTTAGCTGTTTAGATTGAATAGAGAGAAACAAGCCCCGGGTTTGCAAAGAAATGTTTAGAACGGAGAGGTTTTTGGACAGGCGGCTCACGGCCCAGTCTGGTGCAACAGTACGAGGCTGATCAGCTCGTTGAGGCCTCCTTAGATGGTTAAATGATCTTTTGTACATGTTTCGTAGTTGCTTAAGTCactcccttttccctttttcactTTTGGCTCATTTACTGCCCCCTATTTTGGAGAGTTctatgttcgttttttttgttttgttagttcctattttgtttcctttgttGTTTGCTCATTCCTTTGCAAGTCTCATTCGAGGCTTACGCTTGATTACGCTGTTTTACGAAAATGTGATACGTACGTCCCATGAGCGGGCTACGTTTCGTACGTTGCGAACAGAGGGGAAACACTCCCCCGTTAACTCAAACATGATGTGCAAtgttgcaaaagaaaagaaaaaccattaAAGGCAGAGGGGAGGGTGCAAACATTCCACTGTATAGCGAGTAAGAGAATAATAActaagacacacacatacacacacgataCGCCTACAGAACTATAGAATATATATACATAACTACTTTGACCTATGCGCATGTAAAATAAACCTTAAAATAACCTGAAAGCAATCCAACAAACCATTAAAGCGAGAGAAAGACCTGGGCAGGTTTAGGGAGTAATGTACCGGAcataaacaagcaaacaaaaagctccGGTTCGTTCATTAatatggatgtgtttttgcttcacaacTGTGTAATAACTCTGCGTACCGAATGATGAACGTTCCGCGATTCGCGTTATTGTTGCCATTGCcttaactgtggaaaagcgcCGCCATTTTCAACAGCAGCATTACTATTTTAGAAGAGCGGTagtaaagaagaaaaaaaaaaaaaacaggaagaaaactgccgttgttgttttgctaacAATTGTAGAAGCAAGCTACATCATACAAATTCATTGGTACCTGGCTAGCGAGAAAGGAAGGACCCCCACATTGCACATTGCacagaaggggaaaaaacaaacaagggCAGCGTAACACTTGATGCTTAGCACCacctgtgctgctgcagcccaGCAAGAGAGATATTATTTTTGAAGGATTTTTACCCTATTTCGCTGTATTTACGCTCTTCTTTCGAGTTTTCCACAGCAGAACAGAAAGCTGCAGTCGCTATTGTGTATAGAAACGATGATAAAAAGCAGTTTAAATGTACACAAAACCAATCAGTGGGTACATCATATGTGTCGCCAGCGCTTGTATGAAACATTTAGGCCTTTTCTTACTTCCCTCTCTCTACCGGCTCCCTGATAGCAGGAGGACATGTAGtttatttttgtgcaaaaaagcaaacaaaactggGAATAAGAAAACGTACGCTAGTAGCGATAGAGGTATACAtatatgaaacaaacaaaaaagcaactcCAATTAAAAGATAAGGTCGGCAGTCGTTATTCCCTTCTAATCGTTGttcaaattgaaatattcaaaagaaaaaaaaaaacaaagcgctAAAAAACAACCAGCAAATATGTAAAACCAATTAAAGAGAGAAAGTTG encodes the following:
- the LOC1277071 gene encoding mitogen-activated protein kinase kinase kinase 13 isoform X2, coding for MVFVGSFFERCCEPPDKPVLENVIVKKGMISIQEELDQLGLNNEQQQPAPPYPQVIYGNEYHHHHHHQQQVGNDDSSSPDYLQHHLPHHHHQHHPAMCANGWPQLPVGMVAAGGPGVGPVGVGIGVGVGVGMSSKPATAGWMDGLFGCMRPVLSLIGKSHIMEMKSKQTEDWEIPYETITDMVWLGSGAQGAVFCGKLRNELVAVKKVRELKETDIRHLRKLDHENIVKFKGVCTQAPVFCIIMEYCAHGPLHKKLQDSGGVITPQQLVSWSQQIALGMQYLHTHKIIHRDLKSPNILIGENDVIKISDFGTSREWNEISTKMSFAGTVAWMAPEVIRNEPCNEKVDIWSYGVVLWELLTGEVPYKNVDSSQIIFGVGNNSLYLPIPDTCPEGFKLLIKQCWSAKPRNRPSFKIILTHLDIAGRELLQACEKGQYELYYQTQRSWREDIRSHMQKLTSNGMDIQKHEQDLIQKRKDEWKHAQDVRMTYERKLERTNMLCMQLSQLILQVEQKEQEILKREKLLAPEQRKCGFLKRGGDKANRKRPFSFPAMTTALPGRGGYGYSTTPSPTAAGVTPAKATLYAELNPSGHQGAKSVVVPVAAAPPPPYSTLAPLQTAAAAVPVTSPITSPEAVPVQPMAPSTTSSGRVKKLRHRRVGSGTINCSPKCSPCRDRRVQSEPESRHVKLVDTETQTEPMDISEPDVSPCPNLASKRMSASLREEEEEEQEKVEPEVIEEALRRLSVSERLAGDRVLPVETRVSAYRCSSKPQSEDDGEVPEDEENGNSISISTMTNSRSSDMMTTSGGVPVTGSEQNYRYRRQQSSQQQEDLREEEADGYVEEFDDEREGSSPDPIMDAMNRNERFDRACSDDDKIDTLDRKVNIISEKLQQSAAYGNLLNDNNVIVYRAALKQPNGPPSGGKTILLKHPGAGSNLKPAGAGGAGIGAYLYSGPHAGGLAVVGGGGGGAGAVPAEVEQHHEPKLGEQEEEESWTDEEGEEPDQKQYYVLRRKSVGRLPIKRGRRTKYSVGSGPSVASGGGGVGVSGSSAMVHHHHHHHHHHASPGGADHLAIVHRKIHSNVTISDEENTSEYSHAPSSQRSTLESNPDLPSVVMMKAGRRVDRIKQQQQQQPMHKSTTSAKDTDDDDDDEDEDADDDGHVPDSDVEQDSSDSSSSSDEVERVDRRPVADVVNGNRM
- the LOC1277071 gene encoding mitogen-activated protein kinase kinase kinase 13 isoform X1 encodes the protein MDLAGEAGTTSRQARFEDYQKMSTSLQNIASDQPDHHHSMISIQEELDQLGLNNEQQQPAPPYPQVIYGNEYHHHHHHQQQVGNDDSSSPDYLQHHLPHHHHQHHPAMCANGWPQLPVGMVAAGGPGVGPVGVGIGVGVGVGMSSKPATAGWMDGLFGCMRPVLSLIGKSHIMEMKSKQTEDWEIPYETITDMVWLGSGAQGAVFCGKLRNELVAVKKVRELKETDIRHLRKLDHENIVKFKGVCTQAPVFCIIMEYCAHGPLHKKLQDSGGVITPQQLVSWSQQIALGMQYLHTHKIIHRDLKSPNILIGENDVIKISDFGTSREWNEISTKMSFAGTVAWMAPEVIRNEPCNEKVDIWSYGVVLWELLTGEVPYKNVDSSQIIFGVGNNSLYLPIPDTCPEGFKLLIKQCWSAKPRNRPSFKIILTHLDIAGRELLQACEKGQYELYYQTQRSWREDIRSHMQKLTSNGMDIQKHEQDLIQKRKDEWKHAQDVRMTYERKLERTNMLCMQLSQLILQVEQKEQEILKREKLLAPEQRKCGFLKRGGDKANRKRPFSFPAMTTALPGRGGYGYSTTPSPTAAGVTPAKATLYAELNPSGHQGAKSVVVPVAAAPPPPYSTLAPLQTAAAAVPVTSPITSPEAVPVQPMAPSTTSSGRVKKLRHRRVGSGTINCSPKCSPCRDRRVQSEPESRHVKLVDTETQTEPMDISEPDVSPCPNLASKRMSASLREEEEEEQEKVEPEVIEEALRRLSVSERLAGDRVLPVETRVSAYRCSSKPQSEDDGEVPEDEENGNSISISTMTNSRSSDMMTTSGGVPVTGSEQNYRYRRQQSSQQQEDLREEEADGYVEEFDDEREGSSPDPIMDAMNRNERFDRACSDDDKIDTLDRKVNIISEKLQQSAAYGNLLNDNNVIVYRAALKQPNGPPSGGKTILLKHPGAGSNLKPAGAGGAGIGAYLYSGPHAGGLAVVGGGGGGAGAVPAEVEQHHEPKLGEQEEEESWTDEEGEEPDQKQYYVLRRKSVGRLPIKRGRRTKYSVGSGPSVASGGGGVGVSGSSAMVHHHHHHHHHHASPGGADHLAIVHRKIHSNVTISDEENTSEYSHAPSSQRSTLESNPDLPSVVMMKAGRRVDRIKQQQQQQPMHKSTTSAKDTDDDDDDEDEDADDDGHVPDSDVEQDSSDSSSSSDEVERVDRRPVADVVNGNRM